The Candidatus Bathyarchaeota archaeon genomic interval CTATACTCGGTTGCTTATACACTCAAATTTATGGTTAAAAAAGCCCAAGGAGTTGATTTTGGGGTTATGCCGCTGGAGGGGTTATGGTGGATGGATGACATGACCAAATTCAGTACAGCACTAAAAGACCAGTGGAAATGGACCGCTATGATTATGCAGCCCAAATACGTCACAGCCGCAGACTTCAAAGAGGCAGTGGAGCAGGTACGTAAAAAGAAGAATCCGACCGCCCTGCCAAAAGTGCGGTTTGAAAGCTTCAAGGAAGGTCCCGCCGCGCAAATAATGTACATCGGACCCTTCGCAAACGAAGGACCCACCATACAGAAAATCCATGCCCACATCCAAAACAGCGGACACCAACTCAGCGGCAAACACCACGAAATCTACCTCAACAACCCCCAAAAGACTGCGCCAGAAAAACTAAAAACAGTCATTCGGCAACCTATGAAGTAGCGAGGGCAAGTAAACTTTCGCTGGTTTGCTTGTTTTTGGCTAAAAAGCCGCATCTGGCGTTTGTTCGTGTTTTTAGAACATACAACTCTGCCTCTGGTCGGACGATTTTTTGTTGCCACCCGATTTCGCTGAGTTTTCGTGGGGTACGCGTATATATTTTGCCCCGATTATTTTGTTGCTGCCGCCTTTTAGGTGTTAATAAAGAGATTCACGCCTGATTTGTGTAGTATATATATTTTCTGCGCGGGGGTTAGCGCTTACTGGAAAAGCTTATATGCAGTTTAATGCAAAAAGGAGATGCATTCGGTGATTCGATGAACAAAAATACAACCTACATTATTGTCGCGGTTATAGTCGTTGTAATTATCGTTGCTGGCGTCGCTGCATTCCTCTTGATGAATAACGGCGGTGGCAATCCAACCCCCACTGCAACTCCCACAGCGTCACCTGTAGCAGTTGCAGACGCTACCTCCTTGCTGTTCACAGTTAACGAAGCCCCCGATACCGCAAACGCATTAGTCTACACCTATGCCGTAAACAACTTCAACAAGTCAGACGAGATTCTACGTGTTGACATCCCCGCAGCCAACTACATCTTGGTAGTTAACCTAGCTGACTCAACCTCTGCGTCAAGCGCAGATGGCGGAGCAACATGGACTCCAGGCACTGATTTTGCTGCAGATGCAAGTTTTGCAACCCTGCTCAATGACTACGTTACCACCCTTCAAACATCCTGGGATGGTACATCGGCATCCGTCAACTACACTGACAGCAACGGCGTTAGTGGCACACTGACAGACATGCACATCAACCCAACATTCGAAGCCGACTACTTCAAAATGAGTTAAACAACCGCGTGAGCGTTGGTATAGTACCAACCTAACCCTTTTTTTATTATTTACAAAACAAGAGACAACGCCCTTTTCAACAAAAGCGTTTTTTGATCAAGTTATTTGTGCGTCTTTGACCTCGTAAACAACGTTGCCAGCGGTTTTGATGTTGATGCGGTCAATTTCCTGACCCTGCAATTAACCATCTGCCCCTTTAGCTTAAAAACAA includes:
- a CDS encoding GyrI-like domain-containing protein, producing the protein MEKVDFKKELKTLYNPSAKEISLVDVPAMNFLLVDGGGAPASPQYIQAIEALYSVAYTLKFMVKKAQGVDFGVMPLEGLWWMDDMTKFSTALKDQWKWTAMIMQPKYVTAADFKEAVEQVRKKKNPTALPKVRFESFKEGPAAQIMYIGPFANEGPTIQKIHAHIQNSGHQLSGKHHEIYLNNPQKTAPEKLKTVIRQPMK